The Zonotrichia albicollis isolate bZonAlb1 chromosome 9, bZonAlb1.hap1, whole genome shotgun sequence genome has a window encoding:
- the PAQR9 gene encoding membrane progestin receptor epsilon produces the protein MSDAAGGGGGGGEAQSYRGSSAGGCGRSGSASPGRRRGGGPGAGRGSGSMPAGDGDKKEAAPPPPRPAALLRWDEVPEDFVECFILSGYRRLHCSAQECLASVLQPTNETLNFWTHFIPLLLFLTRFGRLLLLRGAGDVPFHHPALLPLWCYASGVLLTFAMSCTAHLFSCLSPRLRATFFYLDYASISYYGFASTVAYSYYLLPGLSLLDAGAMSRYVQQRLGWQLDCSLPIAAYRVLVLPVALALAVGCTAACCRSRAACCAYPFAVRTFVFAMPLSMACPIMLESLFFDLRARNPTLFVYFYRRYFWLLVAAFFNVSKIPERIQPGLFDIVGHSHQLFHIFTFLSIYDQVHYVEDGLAEFLKAPLAAPTYLGTVGYMLLLTVCLAVVVRRFLNVADICKQD, from the coding sequence ATGAGTGATGctgccgggggcggcggcgggggcggagAGGCGCAGAGCTACCGCGGATCCTCCGCCGGCGGCTGCGGGCGCAGCGGCTCTGCCTCGCCCGGTCGGCGGCGAGGCGGCGGGCCCGGGGCCGGCCGGGGCAGCGGCAGCATGCCGGCGGGCGATGGGGACAAGAAGgaggcggcgccgccgccgcctcgccctgCCGCCCTGCTACGGTGGGATGAGGTGCCCGAGGACTTCGTAGAGTGCTTCATCCTCTCGGGCTACCGGCGGTTGCACTGCTCGGCACAGGAGTGCCTGGCCTCGGTGCTGCAGCCCACCAACGAGACCCTCAACTTCTGGACCCACTTCAtcccactgctgctcttcctcacCCGCTTCGGGCGGCTGCTTCTGCTGCGGGGCGCCGGGGACGTGCCCTTCcaccacccagccctgctgcccctctggTGCTACGCCTCGGGGGTGCTGCTCACCTTCGCCATGAGCTGCACGGCCcacctcttcagctgcctctcccCGCGCCTCCGCGCCACCTTCTTCTACCTGGACTACGCCTCCATCAGCTACTACGGCTTCGCCAGCACCGTGGCCTACTCCTACTACCTgctgccggggctgagcctgctGGACGCCGGCGCCATGAGCCGCTACGTGCAGCAGcggctgggctggcagctggaCTGCAGCCTGCCCATCGCGGCCTACCGCGTGCTGGTGCTGCCCGTGGCGCTGGCGCTGGCCGTGGGCTGCACGGCCGCCTGCTGCCGCAGCCGCGCCGCGTGCTGCGCCTACCCCTTCGCCGTGCGCACCTTCGTGTTCGCCATGCCGCTCAGCATGGCCTGCCCCATCATGCTGGAGAGCCTCTTCTTCGACCTCCGCGCACGCAACCCCACGCTCTTCGTCTACTTTTACCGCCGCTACTTCTGGCTGCTGGTGGCCGCCTTCTTCAACGTCAGCAAAATCCCCGAGCGGATCCAGCCGGGGCTCTTCGACATCGTGGGGCatagccaccagcttttccacatCTTCACCTTCCTCAGCATCTACGACCAGGTGCACTACGTGGAGGACGGGCTGGCCGAGTTTCTCAAGGCACCCCTGGCCGCCCCCACCTACCTAGGCACCGTGGGCTATATGCTGCTCCTGACCGTCTGCCTTGCTGTTGTCGTCAGGAGGTTCCTCAACGTTGCAGACATCTGCAAGCAGGACTGA